In Phreatobacter aquaticus, a single genomic region encodes these proteins:
- the dapA gene encoding 4-hydroxy-tetrahydrodipicolinate synthase: MSANPFKGSIPALVTPFKDGKVDEKAFRAHVDWVITEGSHGIVPVGTTGESPTLTHDEHKRVIEMAIDEARGRVPVIAGAGSNNTLDAIEFSQHAEKVGAQALLHVTPYYNKPSQEGLFQHFKAIAEATSLPIFIYNIPPRSVVDMSVETMARLAAIPNIVGVKDATAKLDRVSAQREACGADFIQLSGEDGTALAHMAHGGHGCISVTANVAPRLCAEFQNACMAGDYAKALKLQDKLFPLHQAVFLEPNPCPSKAALAMLGRMSDEVRLPMVGVTSQTRDALKKALVHAGLMN, from the coding sequence ATGTCCGCCAATCCGTTCAAGGGTTCGATCCCCGCCCTCGTCACCCCGTTCAAGGACGGCAAGGTCGACGAGAAGGCCTTTCGCGCCCATGTGGACTGGGTCATCACCGAGGGCTCGCATGGCATCGTGCCGGTCGGCACCACGGGCGAGAGCCCGACGCTGACCCATGACGAGCACAAGCGCGTCATCGAGATGGCGATCGACGAGGCGCGCGGCCGCGTGCCGGTGATCGCCGGCGCCGGCTCCAACAACACGCTCGACGCGATCGAGTTCTCCCAGCATGCGGAGAAGGTGGGCGCGCAGGCGCTGCTGCATGTCACGCCTTACTACAACAAGCCCAGCCAGGAGGGTTTGTTCCAGCATTTCAAGGCGATAGCCGAGGCGACCAGCCTGCCGATCTTCATCTACAACATCCCGCCGCGCTCGGTGGTGGACATGTCGGTGGAGACCATGGCCAGGCTCGCCGCGATCCCGAATATCGTCGGCGTCAAGGACGCCACCGCCAAGCTCGACCGCGTCTCGGCCCAGCGTGAGGCCTGTGGCGCCGACTTCATCCAGCTCTCGGGCGAGGACGGCACCGCGCTCGCGCACATGGCCCATGGCGGCCATGGCTGCATCTCGGTGACGGCCAATGTCGCGCCTAGGCTTTGCGCCGAGTTCCAGAACGCCTGCATGGCCGGTGACTATGCCAAGGCGCTCAAGCTGCAGGACAAGCTCTTCCCGCTGCACCAGGCCGTGTTCCTCGAGCCGAACCCGTGCCCGTCCAAGGCGGCGCTTGCCATGCTTGGCCGCATGTCGGACGAGGTGCGCCTGCCCATGGTCGGCGTCACCAGCCAGACCCGCGACGCCTTGAAGAAGGCGCTCGTCCACGCCGGTCTGATGAACTGA
- the smpB gene encoding SsrA-binding protein SmpB, which yields MAPKAEPKIKSIAENRRGRYDYEIMETFEAGLSLTGTEVKSLRASKATIAESYAGPSGGEFFLFNCNIPEYLQANRFNHEPRRPRRLLLHKKEIAKLIGGVQREGMTVIPLKMYFNEQGRAKLQIALARGKKLHDKRDTEKKRDWQRDQARIMRERG from the coding sequence ATGGCGCCGAAGGCCGAACCCAAGATCAAGTCGATCGCGGAGAACCGGCGCGGTCGCTATGACTATGAGATCATGGAGACCTTCGAGGCCGGCCTGTCGCTGACCGGCACCGAGGTGAAGTCGCTCCGCGCCTCCAAGGCGACGATCGCCGAGAGCTATGCCGGCCCGTCTGGCGGCGAGTTCTTCCTGTTCAACTGCAACATCCCCGAATATCTGCAGGCCAACCGGTTCAACCACGAGCCGCGCCGGCCTCGCCGCCTTCTCCTGCACAAGAAGGAGATCGCCAAGCTGATCGGCGGCGTCCAGCGCGAGGGCATGACCGTCATCCCGCTCAAGATGTACTTCAACGAGCAGGGCAGGGCGAAGCTGCAGATCGCGCTCGCCCGCGGCAAGAAGCTGCACGACAAGCGCGATACCGAGAAGAAGCGCGACTGGCAGCGCGACCAGGCCCGCATCATGCGGGAGCGCGGCTGA
- a CDS encoding VOC family protein has translation MAFKLDHVVIHVSDWALSNAFYRDVFDAEIVPRGAGFAYKIGDIRLNCHGPGIGHVNAVAKVPVMPGNSDICFEWEGPIEGAAARLKALGVDVELGPVATNGVRGPAISVYFRDPDGSLLEFLSYHKA, from the coding sequence ATGGCCTTCAAGCTCGACCACGTCGTCATCCATGTGAGCGACTGGGCGCTCTCCAACGCGTTCTACCGCGACGTGTTCGATGCCGAGATCGTGCCGAGGGGCGCGGGCTTTGCCTACAAGATCGGCGACATCCGCCTGAACTGTCATGGCCCGGGCATCGGCCACGTCAATGCGGTGGCCAAGGTGCCGGTCATGCCCGGCAATTCCGACATCTGCTTCGAATGGGAAGGCCCGATCGAAGGCGCCGCCGCGCGTCTGAAGGCGCTCGGTGTCGACGTCGAACTCGGGCCGGTCGCGACCAATGGTGTGCGCGGGCCGGCGATCAGTGTCTACTTCCGCGATCCCGATGGCTCGCTGCTGGAATTCCTCAGCTATCACAAGGCATAA